DNA from Arthrobacter sp. SLBN-112:
GACGCCGTCCCCATGACCCTGGGCCAGGAGTTCGGCAGCTACGCCGTCACCATCGGCGAAGACCGGCTGCGCCTGGCGGAGGCCGAGCTGCTGATCCACGAGATCAACCTCGGCGCCACAGCCATCGGCACGGGCCTGAACGCGCCGCACGGTTACGCCGAAACAGCCTGCCGGCACCTGGCGGAGGTCACGGGCCTGCCGCTGGTCACCGCCGTCGACCTGATTGAAGCCACGCAGGACGTGGGCGCCTTCGTGCACTTGTCCGGCGTGCTCAAGCGGGTGGCGGTCAAACTGTCAAAGATCTGCAATGATCTCCGCCTCCTCTCCTCCGGCCCCCGCGCCGGCTTCGGCGAGATCAACCTCCCGGCCGTCCAGTCCGGATCCTCCATCATGCCCGGCAAGATCAACCCGGTGATCCCGGAAGTGGTCTCCCAAGTGGCCTACGAGGTGATCGGCAACGACGTCACCATCACCATGGCCGCCGAAGCCGGCCAGCTGCAGCTCAACGCTTTCGAACCAATCATCGTCCACAGCCTCCACAAGAGCATTTCCCACCTCGAAGCAGCCTGCCGCACCCTTACGGCCCGCTGCATCCGTGGAATCACCGCCAACACCGAACACCTGCGCCGCACCGTGGAGCAGTCCATCGGGCTGGTCACCGCTTTGAATCCCCACCTCGGCTATGCCACCGCCACTGCCATTGCGCAGGAAGCACTTGCCACCGGCAAGGGTGTGGCTGAACTGGTCCTGGAACACGGACTCCTCACCGATGCCCAGCTCCAGGAACTCCTGAGCCCCGAACGCCTGGCCAACCTCAGCAAGTAGTCCCCACATCCCCAAAGGACACTCCCATGACAAATACCCCCCTTCCTGACCACGTTATTGACGGCGGGCACGCGCACGCGTCCGAGACCTCCCTGCACGCGGAGGACAAGGGTTACCACAAGAACCTCAAGCCCCGGCAGATCCAGATGATCGCGATCGGCGGCGCGATCGGCACCGGCCTGTTCCTGGGCGCCGGCGGCCGGCTCAACGCCGCGGGACCGTCCCTGGTCATCGCGTACGCGGTCTGCGGGTTCTTCGCGTTCCTGATCCTGCGCGCCCTGGGCGAACTGGTCCTGCACCGGCCCTCCTCCGGCTCGTTCGTCTCCTATGCCCGGGAATTCTTCGGTGAAAAAGCCGCGTTCGTCTCCGGCTGGTTCTACTGGATCAACTGGGCCACCACCACCATCGTGGACATCACCGCCGCCGCCCTCTACATGCACTTCTTCGGCAACTACATCCCCTGGATGGCCGACGTCCCGCAGTGGGCCTGGGCACTGACCGCCCTCATCGTAGTCCTGGCCCTGAACCTGGTCTCCGTGAAAGTCTTCGGCGAAATGGAATTCTGGTTCGCCCTGATCAAGGTCGCCGCCCTCGTCGCGTTCCTCATCATCGGCACCTACTTCGTCATCTTCGGCACCCCCGTGGACGGCCAACCAGTCGGCATCAGCCTCCTGAACGACAACGGCGGGATCTTCCCCAACGGCCTGCTGCCCATGATCATCCTCATGCAGGGCGTCCTGTTCGCCTACGCCTCCATCGAACTCGTCGGCACCGCCGCCGGCGAAACCGAAAACCCCGAAAAAATCATGCCCAAAGCCATCAACTCCGTGGTCTTCCGCATCGCCGTGTTCTACGTCGGCTCCGTCATCCTCCTGGCCCTGCTGCTGCCCTTCACCTCCTACCAAAAAGGCGTCAGCCCCTTCGTCACCTTCTTCGGCTCCATCGGCGTCCAGGGCGTAGACGTCATCATGAACCTCGTCGTCCTCACCGCCGCCCTGTCCTCCCTCAACGCCGGGCTCTACTCCACCGGCCGGATCCTGCGCTCCATGTCCGTCAACGGCTCCGCCCCCAAATTCGCCTCCCGCATGAACAAAGCAGGCGTCCCCTACGGCGGCATCGCCATCACCGCCGTCGTCTCCCTCCTCGGCGTCCCCCTGAACTACCTCGTCCCCGCCGAAGCCTTCGAAATCGTCCTCAACATCGCCTCCGTCGGCATCATCATGACCTGGGCCACCATCGTCCTGTGCCAAATCCAACTCAAACGCTGGGCCGACAAAGGCTGGGTCACCCGCCCCTCCTTCCGCATGTTCGGCGCCCCCTACACCGGCTACCTCTCCCTGCTCTTCCTCATCAGCGTCCTCATCATGGTCTTCATCGACTCACCCCTGACCATGCTCGTCACCGCCATCGCCTCCATCCTCATGGTCATCGGCTGGTACGCCTGCCGCCAACGCATCCGCGACATCGCCGAAACCCGCGACGGCTACACCGGCACCTCACCGGTGGTAGCCAACGCACCGGCTGAAACCTTCAAGAAATAACTGCCGCCACGCGCAGTAACTGCTGAAACGCCCGACGGCGGCGCCCAGGTTCCGGTAATCGGGAACCAGGGTGCCGCCGTCGGACTTTAACGCACCAGGTGACCTACTTTGACGGCTTGACCACCATGGCGGAGCCGCCGCCGCGCCTCACCGGCTCGGCTGCCGCGAGGGTGCGGCCGTCATCGAGGAATTCGATGGCGGTGGCCGCCCCGATCTCGGAGGCGGACGAGAACGAGTCGCCGGACGGGGTGAACTCATGGCCGAAGCGCGAGGTCAGTGCGGCCCCGTACTTGTCAATGAACGCCGGCTCGGCAGTCACCTTCGCCGTGTTCCGCTGTGCTGCACGCGGCGCGGCGATGGCATCCGGGGTGCTCATGCCCAGGTCGATCCGGTTCACCAGGGTCTGCAGGACGGTGGTGATGATGGTGGATCCGCCCGGGGAGCCCAGGGCCAGGAACGGCTTGTCGTCCTCCAGCACGATGGTGGGCGACATGGACGAACGCGGCCGCTTGCCGGGCTCGATCCGGTTGGGGTCCGCCGCGTCAAAGACGGTGGAGAAGTCGGTGAGCTCGTTGTTGAGCAGGAACCCGCGGCCGGGAACCACCATGCCGGAGCCGCCGGTCTGCTCGATGGTCAGCGTGTACTCCACCACGTTGCCCCACTTGTCCGAGACCGTCATGTTGGTGGTGGAGATGTTTTCCGTGTCCTTTTCATCGCCGGCCGCGGCCGGTTTCACCGGGCAGGTGCCGTCGTAGTTGGTGACATCGCCCGCCGTCTTCAGCGGCTTCGCGGCTGCGTGCATGGGGTCGAGTTCACAGGCCCGTTCCTTACCGAAGATGGGATCGGTAAGGGCTTTGGTGGGCACCTTCACGAATGCCGGGTCTCCCACGTACTTGGCGCGGTCCGCGAAGGCCAGGGCGCTGGCCTCCAGGTAGTGGTGCAGGACGGCCGGCTGGTCCTTCTTCAGTGCGGGCAGGTCGAAGACGTCCAGGATGTTGAGCGACTCACCTACCGTGGTGCCGCCGCTGCTGGACGGCGCCATGCCGTAAACGTCATAGCCCCGGTAGTTCACGTGGGTGGGGTCCTGGTCCAGGGCCTTGTAGTGCTCCAGGTCCTTCTCCGTCATGGAGCCCGCAGGGACGGGAAGCTTGGTGTCCGGAGACTTGGGCGGGTTCTGCACGGTGTGGGCGATCTCCTTGGCCAGCGGGCCGTCGTAGAACGCGTCCGTGCCCTTGTCTGCCAACAGCCGGTAGGTATCGGCCAGGTCATGGTTCTTGAACACCGAGCCCACTTCGGGGAGCTGTCCGTCCCGGAGGTAGAGGTCCTTAGTGGAGGTGAACGCCTCAAACCGCAGCTGGTTGTCTTTGGTCTGGCTGCGGAACGTCTCATCCACCACGAACCCGCGGTCCGCAACCTTGATGGCCGGCTTCAACGCCTCGCGCAGGCTGATGCTGCCCCAACGCTCCAGCGCGCGCTCCCAGGTAGCGGGAGTCCCGGGGACGCCTACCGAGACGCCGCTGGTGACCAGATCGGGCGTGAATTTGTAGGCTTCCTTCGTGGCAGGATTAATGAACGCATCCGGTTTGATCCCCGCCGGCGCCGTTTCCCGCCCGTCGATGGTTTTGACCTTGCGGGATTTGGCGTCGTAGTAGACGAAGTAGCCGCCCCCGCCAATGCCTGCGCTGTAGGGTTCCGTGACTCCAAGCGTGGCTGCCGCGGCAACGGCTGCGTCCACCGCGTTTCCGCCCTTGCGGAGGACCTCGATGGCCGCCGCTGACGCTTCAGGATCCACCGTACTGACCGCCCCGCCATAGCCGGTGGCCGTGGGATTCTTATCGGTCTGCCGCGGATCGGCGGCGGCGGGGCTGATGGCCCCGGTGGTAACGCTCATGGCCAGCGCTGCCGTAACAGCTGCGAGCCGGCGTCCAATATGTGGCATCGTGGCTCCTATATGGGGGTTTGAGTGATGTGGGCCACGCTACTCTTCGGGTAGGACACACTCAACGGCTCGGGAAAGGGAGAGTGCACCATGGCAGGATCCAAGCTCGCAGTGGTGGGCGCCGGGAGCGTCGGAACGTCGCTGGCATACGCCGCGCTGATCCGCGGCTCGGCGAGCAGCATCGCGCTGTACGACGTCAATACCCCCAAGGCAGAGGCCGAAGCCCTGGACCTTGCCCATGGCAGCCAGTTCGCCGCGGCGTCGGCCACCGTCACCGGTGGCGGGGATATCGCCGTGACGGAAGGCGCCGACGTCGTGGTCATCACGGCAGGTGCCAAGCAAAACCCCGGCCAGAGCCGGCTGGACCTTGCCGGCACCAATGTGCGGATCCTGGAGCAGCTGATGCCGCCGTTACTTGAACGTGCCCCGGACGCCGTCTATGTCCTGGTGACCAACCCCTGCGACGTCCTGACGGTGGCTGCCCAGCGCATCTCGGGGCTGCCACCGGAACGGATTTTCTCCTCCGGCACCGTGCTGGACACCTCCCGGCTGCGCTGGCTCCTGGCCCGCGAGGCGGGGGTTTCCGTCACCAGCGTCCATGCCAGCATGGTGGGAGAGCACGGGGACACGGAGTTCCCCTTGTGGTCCGGCGCCACGATCGGCCCGGTCCCCATCCGCGACTGGACGGTCGCCGGGGAGCGGATCTTCACGCCAGAATACCTCGCCAACACTGCGCGGGAAGTGGTCCAGGCGGCCTACAAGGTCATCGCGGGCAAGGGAGCCACGAACTACGCCATCGGCCTGTCCGGTGCCCGCATCGTGGAGGCGCTGCTCAGGGACGACAACGCTGTCCTTCCGGTTTCCACCGTGCTGTCAGGACTGTACGGGATTTCCGGGGTGGCACTGTCCCTTCCCAGCGTGGTGGGCAGGGGCGGGGTGCACCGCGTCCTGGAAACACCCATGGACGACGACGAGCTGGCAGCCCTGCGGCATTCCGCGGACACCCTGCGGAACACGATGGACAGGCTGGGGGTCTGATCCGTTTGCAGGATGCGGGCGGTCAACGTCATGCAACGCCACTGCAACCCCGCCCGGCAGCTGCTTCACATATGCTCACTTGGGATGGCCAAGCAGGCTCAACCACGACTGGCTCAATGACGAACCAACAGGAGTAACGCATGACCAACTGGCGGATCAGGGATTTCCACTCGGCGGACCTGGACGGGATCCTGCACCTGTGGGAGACCCTGAAGGCACACAACGTCGAACCCGTGTACGCCCTGTCCGAGGTCCTCGCGTCCTGCGAAAAAGACCATGCCGTGGTTGCCGTCCAGGGCGAACAGGTGGTGGGCGCCGCCGTCGGCCGGGCCGCGCACGACCAGGGCTGGATCGTCTTCCTGGCCACCCTCCCCGAGTACCGCGGCAGGGGCATCGGCACCTCGCTGCTCGCCGCCGTCGAAAACCGGATGGCCCCGCACGGCCTGAACAAGCTCTCAGCCCTGATGCCCGAGTCCGAAACCCGCGTTGAGGCCTTCCTGGGCCGCGGCTTCGCCCTGAAAAAAAACCTGCGCTACTTCGAGCGGACCATCCCTGTCCAGCGCCAGGAACTCGGAGCGCTGGGGCAGCTGGGCGGCCGCGTCCTGGCCCGCGACCTCTGGGAAAACGTGGCCGGCATGCGCAGGGAAAAGGAACTGTTGGAACGGCGCCTGGTGCTGCCGCTCGCCGAGGCGGACCTCGCCGATGAATTCGGCGTGGTGCCGCCGCGCGCCGTCGTCCTTTTCGGCCCTCCCGGCACCGGCAAGACCACCTTCGCCAAGGCCATCGCCTCCCGCCTGGAGTGGCCGTTCGTGGAGGTGTTCCCGTCCCGCCTGGCCGGCGACCCGCAGGGCCTGGCCGGCGCGCTGCGCGAGACCTTCCTGGAAATCGCCGAACTGGAGCACGCCGTGGTGTTCATCGACGAGGTGGAGGAGATCGCCTCGCAGCGCTCCGGGGAGCCGCCATCGCCGCTGCAGGGCGTCACCAACGAGCTGCTGAAGATCATCCCCGCGTTCCGTGAACAGCCGGGCCGGCTCCTGGTGTGCGCCACCAACTTCATCCGGGCCCTGGACTCGGCCTTCCTGCGCCACGGCCGGTTCGACTACGTCATCCCCATCGGACTGCCGGACCGGCAGGCGCGCGAGGCCATGTGGCAGCGCTTCATCCCCGCGGCCGTGGTGGACGCCGTGGACGTGGAGCTCCTGGTGGAACGCACCGAAGGGTTTTCCCCGGCGGACATCGAGTATGCCGCCCGCAGCGCTTCCCAGCGGGCGTTGGAAAAGGCAGTGTACGACGACGGCGGGCTGGCCTCCGGGGGCGACGTTTCCGTCCGTACGGCGGTCAGGAAGGGGCCGTCCACCCAGGACTACCTGGACGCCATCGGTGATACCCGCACCACCGTGAGCGCGGAGGTGCAGGCGGACTTCCTGGAGGACATCGAGGCGCTGGGTCGGGTTTAGCTCGGCGGCTTCCCATCGGACCTTTGCAGGGACTTTTGCCCCTTTGCCCGGTTTCTGCGGGACGCCAGAGTGGTGGTCATGGCAAAGATCCTGATCCCTTATGGAACCTCGGAGGGCCAAACGGCCCGCATCGCCGACTACATCTCTGACGTGCTGCAGGCCCACGGCCACCAGGCCGACACGCTGGACCTCAAGCACGCGGAGCACGACCTGCCGGACGGCTACGATGCCGTCATTGTGGGCGCCTCCGTCCATGCCGGGAAGCACGAAGGGTTCGTGGCCGACTTTGTCAGCCGGAACCGGTCCAGGCTTGAGAGCCTGCCGGGCGCCCTGTTCTCGGTCAGCCTTGCCGCCCACGGGGATCCGGAGGATGCGGAAAAGTACGTCGCGGAGTTCGAGGACAGCACCGGCTGGCAGCCTGACAAAGTGGCGATGTTCGGCGGTGCCCTTCTCTACACCCAGTACGGATTCCTGAAGCGCATGATGATGAAGAAGATCGTCAGCAGCCACGGCAACCCAGATACCGATACCGGCCGCGACTACATCTACACCGAATGGGACGGGGTGCGGCGGTTTGCGGAGGAGTTCCTGGTCTACGTGGACAGGAACCCTGGGCCGTCGTCGTAGCGAAGGTTCTCGTAGTCGGTGTCGTCGGCCTCGTCCAGCTGTGCGTCGAATTCCTCCAGAAGCCAGGGGTTGACCCGCGCCAGGATCTTCCGGACCTCGTCCACCTCCACGGCGGCGTAAAGCACGGGCCGGGCATCCCGGTACTTGGTCACCGGCGGCTTGTCCGGCCACTTCTCCGCCAGCGCCTGGACCCGCTCGGGCAGCGAGTTGTGGGCATTGTCCGCGATCTTGACCAGGGCGGCGTCATGGTCCTCGGCGATCTCACGGATACCGGACTGATAATCGTCCGGATTGCTGTGCAGGCGGTTGGTAACGCGCTCGATGATGTCCACGGAGCGCTCCGGGACACCCATGTCCAGCAACGCCTGCCGGGTCATTGGCGTGTCCTCGGCGATGTCGTGAAGGTAGCCGGCGATCCGGATCTCGTCGTCGAAGTCCGCCAGGGCGTCCCCGACCGCAAGGACATGGTCCCGGTAGGGCCGCTTCAGCTTGTCCTTCTGCCGGTTGTGGGCCACCTCGGCCAGGACCTTGGCGGTCTCCACCGTGAACGTGGGCGTGCGGACCTGGTCCGGCATGTGCTCGTCTGACATCCCACAAGCTTAGCCAGCGGAGACGCGGTCCATTCCGGTCCACACCCAGGGTTTGCGCGGCAGCCGTGCGGGGTCAAGTGAGGGCAGTGCCTGGTCCAGCGTTCCGGCGGGCAGTCCCAGGGACTCCAGCAGCAGGTCCCTCACTTCATGGGCAGCCACCCCGGTCTGGGCGAGGTCCGCCAAAGTGACTGCGCCATCACGCTTTGCCAGCCTCACGCCGTCGCGGTTCACCACCAACGGAACGTGCACATATTCCGGAACAGGAATACTGAGGAGCGAGGCGAGGTAGGCCTGCCGCGGCGTGGAGGGGAGCAGGTCGTCCCCACGGACCACCTGGTCTATGCCCTGCGCAGCATCATCCACTACCACGGCAAGGTTGTAGGCAGTGACGCCATCGTTCCGGCGCAGCACGAAATCGTCCACCGCCGCCGTAAATGCACCATGGAGGACATCCTGCACCGTATATTCCCGCACGTCCGCCCGCAGGCGTATGGCGGCCGGACGTGCGGCTCGCTTGTACTCCAGTTCCGCGGGCTCCAGGTCGCGGCACGTGCCTGGATAGGCTCCCAGCGGGGCATGCGGGGCGGACGGCGCCTCCTGGATCTCCCGGCGGGTACAGAAACACTCGTAGGTCAGGCCGGCCTGTCCGAGCCGGCTGATCGCGTCGGCGTAGAGGGCCCCGCGGTCCGTTTGCCGGACCACGTCGCCGTCCCAGGTGACGCCCACTGCCGCGAGGTCGCGCAGCTGCACCGCCTCCGCTCCTGCGCGGGCCCGGTCCAGGTCCTCCACCCGCAGCAGGAAGCGGCGTCCGGTGGAGCGGGCGAAAAGCCAGGCAAGGATTGCAGTCCGGAGGTTTCCTACATGGAGCTCACCGGAGGGGCTGGGGGCAAAACGGCCGGCGGAGGTCATGGATCAACCCTAGACGGAAGCACACAAGAGCCCCTCAGCTACCGATGACTCCGCCGGGTGCGGGCGTCGGTAGCTCAGGGGCTCTTGCCGTGTTTACAGAATGAGCGTGGTGTGAACAAGCGTCAATCAGCGGCGGCCTCCTTGCGGGAAGCTGTGTCCAGGTGCCGGGTGGTGTGCCGGGAAACCTGTAGCCTGCGCGGACCAGCGGTAGCTTTTGTCCTTGTTGCCACTATTCCAGCAGAGACCATACAGTTGGAACAACTGGCAGAACTTCAGTTGATCAGTCTGACTAATCCCTGCAGTTCCGAACGACAGGAAATGATCAGATTGCAGGAACTTGATGCCACGGACCGACGGATCCTGAATGCCCTGGACCAGGATCCCCGCGTCCCCATCATGGTGCTCGCGCAGCGGCTGGGCCTGGCCCGGGGGACCGTCCAAAGCCGGCTGGAGCGGATGACGGCGTCGGGAGCCCTCCGGCCCAACAGCAGCCGGGTGCTTCCGGCAGCACTTGGACGCGGGGTGGCCGCTGCGGTCAGCGCAGAGCTGGACCAGAGCCACCTGAACGAGGCCATCGCTGCCCTGCGTGACATCCCCGAGGTCCTGGAATGCCATGCACCGGCCGGCGATACCGATCTCCTCATCCGCGTGGTTGCCAAAAGCCCGGACGACCTCTACCGGGTCTCGGAGGAGATCCGGCTCTGCCCCGGCATCGTCCGCACGTCCACCAGCATGTTCCTGCGCGAGGTCATTCCATACCGGACCACAGGGCTCCTGCAGGACCAGTCGGAGTAGCCGGCAGCACCAGGGCAGCTCTCCCCATCGCCGCAGGAAAGATGCCCGGCTAGGCTGGCACGCGGGAGATCCAACAGCGGGGGACCAACAGGGGGACAACATGGCGGGGAACTTTTATGGCGGCGATGTGGCGCAGCTGCGGCAACTGGCCAAAGACCTTTCCGCCGGCGCCAACCGCCTCAACGCCCTGGGGCAGCAGCTCAGCAGCAGCGTTGGTTCCGGGCTCTGGAAAGGGCGCGACGGCGACAGGTTCCGCAGCGAGTGGACGTCATCCCACGCAAAGCTGCTGAGGTCGGCAACGGCAGGGCTGGAGTCGGCCGCCAGAGCAGTCCTGGCCAACGCGGACGAACAGGAGAAGGCGAGCACCACCGGATCGGGCGGCCCTGGCGGCAGCGGCTCTGGCGGCAGCGGCTCCGCTCAGGATCTGACAGACACACTGAACGGCATGACCCCTGCCGAACGGCGCGCCTACCTGCAAAGCGACGAATTCCGCCGGTGGGCCGAGGCCAACCCCGACGCCGCCAAGGCCGCCATGGATGCCGCCGCGGACTCGGGCCTGATCAGCAAGAACTCCAGGGGGTACCAGGACTTCCTCAACTCTTACTGGAACCGGCAGGCGATGCTGGAGATGGGTATTGATCCTACTGACTGGGACACGTCAAAGGGTACGGAATACAACTGGGAGACCATTGCCAAGGTTTATGACTTCTACGGCCAGGCCTACCTTGCCAATCCGGACCTGCAGTGGGCAGGGATGGCCAACATGATCGGCCCGTCCTTCGCCGGCGGATTCCGGGACATGGCCATGCTGCGGGAGCTGGCCCAACAGATCACCGACAACCCCGCCTCCGACATTCCCCTTCCCATCCTGGACCAGCTGGAGCAGCTCGCAGGGATGACGGATGGTGAAATCCGGTTCTATGAAACCAGCATGCTGGACATGAACAAGGAAATTTTCCTGGATCAGGCCCGCCAGCACCAGGCGTACCTGAACGGCGGCCTCGATGAAATCAACCGCCTTCGCGACTCCGGCGCCATTGACCAGGCCACGGCCAACGCCTGGGCGCAGATCGATTCGGGAGATCCCGGCCAGGTCCGGGAGGGCAACACAGCACTCCTGTACCGCGAGCAAAACGAAATCATCGCCGACGATTACGACACCATGCGCAGCCATCCCGGCGGCGAAGCGGTGACCTACATGGTGACGCTCGCCGGCGAACCCTCCATCCCGGGCGCCAGGAGCTACCCCGAAGTATTCCCGTTCAGCTTCAGCGTGGAAAGCCCAGGTCCGGAGAACATCCCCTTCACCAACTGGGACAACCCCGCACAGTTCCGCACCGACTTCACCACCGGCTTCCCGGACGGCAATATTGCCGATGCGGACCAGCGCTGGAATCTCATCAGGCAGGACACCCTCCCCGCCTACCAACACCTCCTGGCCACGGACCCGGACCGCGCCGCGCAGATCATCGGCTCGGACTTCGACGGCCGCGTGGACCAGTACCGCCCCACCAACAACATTCAGGGCATCATGGACCGGTTCCTTGACGGGTTTGACGCGGAGGTCCACCAGTGAGTGCGCCACGCCGGGCCGCCGCACCGGGCGGCGGTGCCGCCGTCGTCATTGCCCTCCTCCCAATCCTTGTCCTGACCGGATGCCAGGCCACCGCCCCGGCCCCCGCCGATCCGACTGCCGCCACATCACCTTCTGCAGGGAGCACCATGAAAACCTCCTCTTTCTCCACCCTTGACGCCGCCGGCGTGGAAAACATCCGCGCCACCAGGACTGCCCGGCTGGATATGAGCTCCGGGCGCCTGGAGAAGGACGCCGTCCGCGTGACCAAGGACAGCTACGGCCCTGAAATCAACACCCGCGGCTCGGGCAAGATCAGCCTCAGCATCCTGGCACCCAACGGCGAAATCACCGCCGAAACAGACCGGATGCGTTTCAACACCGTGGACACCCGTACAGACTTCAGCGAGGTCACCTACTTCCTCACCGCCAGCTCTGCAGACGAGTACTTTGGGCTGATCCGGGATGGCGTCCGGCGGTACGGGATATCCGCGGAATCGGCTGAAGAATGGATCAGCAGCACCCAGGCGGACCCAGCCTCCAGGAGCGATTTCTCCATCACGCCCGGAACAGACACCGGGCTCACGGTGAACTACGATCTTCGCTACGACGGCAGCAAGGACACGCAGGTGATCATCGTTCACATCCTGCCCGCGTCCTGACCCGCCGGATCCGGCTCCTAGACCGGCGGGCCCGCGTTCGACTTCAGGTTCTTCATCACCAGCGTGGATGTCAGCCGCTCCACGCCGGGCAGGGACGTCAGCTCGGTGTCGTAGAAGCGCTGGTAGGCGGGCAGGTCCGCGGCGATCACCTTCAGCAGGTAGTCAGGTGAACCAAACAGCCGCTGCGCCTCCACAATGTTCGGGTTGTCCGCCACCCGGTTCTCGAAAATCTCCATGGTGGGCCGGTCCACCTGGCGGAGCGTGACGAACACAATCGCCTCGAACCCCAGGCCCACGGCGGCAGGGTCCACGTCCGCCTTGTAGCCGCGGATCACCCCGGATTGCTCCAGGTCGCGCAACCGCCGGTGGCACGGCGCCACGGTCAGGCCCACCTTTGCAGCGAGCGCGGTGGCAGTCATCCGGCCGTCCTCCTGGAGGTGGCGCAAAATATTCCTGTCGATTTGATCAAGCACGCAATAAACGTACTGCCTGCACCGCGGGGCTGGCGAAAACCGGACAGCACTTTTGGCGGGATTCTCCCTATGGTTGCTCCTGAGAGTCCGTCGACAGGAGAAACCCGATGAATCCGCAGCTGTTCCTGGCCTTCCTGGTGGTGGCCGCTGCCCTGGCCTGCACGCCGGGAGTGGACTGGGCCTACACCATCGCGGCGGGCCTTCGGCAGCGCAGTTTCGTCCCGGCCGTTGCCGGGCTTTGCGGCGGTTATGTCCTGCACACTGTCCTGCTGGTGGCCGGGTTGGCCGCCGTGCTGGCAGGCATGC
Protein-coding regions in this window:
- a CDS encoding WXG100 family type VII secretion target is translated as MAGNFYGGDVAQLRQLAKDLSAGANRLNALGQQLSSSVGSGLWKGRDGDRFRSEWTSSHAKLLRSATAGLESAARAVLANADEQEKASTTGSGGPGGSGSGGSGSAQDLTDTLNGMTPAERRAYLQSDEFRRWAEANPDAAKAAMDAAADSGLISKNSRGYQDFLNSYWNRQAMLEMGIDPTDWDTSKGTEYNWETIAKVYDFYGQAYLANPDLQWAGMANMIGPSFAGGFRDMAMLRELAQQITDNPASDIPLPILDQLEQLAGMTDGEIRFYETSMLDMNKEIFLDQARQHQAYLNGGLDEINRLRDSGAIDQATANAWAQIDSGDPGQVREGNTALLYREQNEIIADDYDTMRSHPGGEAVTYMVTLAGEPSIPGARSYPEVFPFSFSVESPGPENIPFTNWDNPAQFRTDFTTGFPDGNIADADQRWNLIRQDTLPAYQHLLATDPDRAAQIIGSDFDGRVDQYRPTNNIQGIMDRFLDGFDAEVHQ
- a CDS encoding Lrp/AsnC family transcriptional regulator produces the protein MLDQIDRNILRHLQEDGRMTATALAAKVGLTVAPCHRRLRDLEQSGVIRGYKADVDPAAVGLGFEAIVFVTLRQVDRPTMEIFENRVADNPNIVEAQRLFGSPDYLLKVIAADLPAYQRFYDTELTSLPGVERLTSTLVMKNLKSNAGPPV
- the gluQRS gene encoding tRNA glutamyl-Q(34) synthetase GluQRS — its product is MTSAGRFAPSPSGELHVGNLRTAILAWLFARSTGRRFLLRVEDLDRARAGAEAVQLRDLAAVGVTWDGDVVRQTDRGALYADAISRLGQAGLTYECFCTRREIQEAPSAPHAPLGAYPGTCRDLEPAELEYKRAARPAAIRLRADVREYTVQDVLHGAFTAAVDDFVLRRNDGVTAYNLAVVVDDAAQGIDQVVRGDDLLPSTPRQAYLASLLSIPVPEYVHVPLVVNRDGVRLAKRDGAVTLADLAQTGVAAHEVRDLLLESLGLPAGTLDQALPSLDPARLPRKPWVWTGMDRVSAG
- a CDS encoding Lrp/AsnC family transcriptional regulator; translated protein: MIRLQELDATDRRILNALDQDPRVPIMVLAQRLGLARGTVQSRLERMTASGALRPNSSRVLPAALGRGVAAAVSAELDQSHLNEAIAALRDIPEVLECHAPAGDTDLLIRVVAKSPDDLYRVSEEIRLCPGIVRTSTSMFLREVIPYRTTGLLQDQSE